The Culex pipiens pallens isolate TS chromosome 2, TS_CPP_V2, whole genome shotgun sequence DNA window GTCGGTGCAAATTCGGTAGATTTAAGCTAACTTACCGGACAGTAATTTGCGGAACATTTTGGAAAGGGTGATAGTAAGATTGTTACTGATAGCACTACAGCATGATACGCAGAAATTTCTTATCGTTTATTTGCAATTTGATATGCAAATTAagccaaattgaattttgaatgcaACGAAAGGCTACGCGGAAAGGAACACTGCGCGGTTTGTTTACATCACTAGCGAGTCTACTTTACCGACAGTTAGGTAAACATGTGCCCAGTGAGTGGACGCTGTTGCGTTTTGACgggcagcagtgttgccaaattgtATGTGAAATATTGTAACCCTCAAGTGCCAAGTTGCACTACACAGTAcacaagtcgaaaaaaaatatactttaacaCTAAAAGTAaccttcatttttttacaattgggtcctaaaatgaagcttagattgctgatattattgtttacagcgataaagcttatttttctgagtacaatgaccctttgtacgaccacaaagagtttaaaatggatttttaaatcaattttgaaaaattaacctcgcggtccttcttgacagaaaaggtcctgcttgacagctcgttccaaggggaccatagttgatccatcgaaaaaatgttgtcttgtcaatattttttgtttgcattaaaaagaaaaaaagtgatcagaaatggtttttaatcgtgttttttaccgttgtacataaaaattgacatagggctttagtacccaattataaaaaagagtgttgaaataaattttattttgaaaaaaaattgttcatttcAAAGTACGAACTTTTTTTCCcaaatgtgaaataactttattttgttataatatATTCTTTGAGAACGGTGTAgaaaagatatcaaaaaatatttacgagactgaaaaagcAAGTCTGTTAtaaagaaattgtcaaaaaccatcaaaaaaccaatGTTTTCAACATTGAACTTAAGACAGTGGTGGATattgagacttttatgtaaaattgtctggagaaccgattcccgtattcagcttttgaaaattttgacgtttagatcactttaaaaaacagtttcagttaataatttttgtattttttggtcagttgctccatcctgcatatttcgtgagtcttttttgtaacatcttaggcaaaatttggacgaaaaaaaatcgtaggctcaccttgaagaaaaaaaaaacaaaaaatctcataaaagtgacgtgtttttgtttttcagcccgtcaaatttcctacaagttgatctttgatcactttttaatacgatgcaacggcttcgagctACAGCAATTagttaaattacgaaatacaaaaatatttaaaacaattacgcccttctaaaatgtcaatatcgagtgaaactggctccatatacaacaAAATTGGTTACATAAGCGTataataacatgtctacaaagttttattgaaatcggagagggtccggtacaaccTTTAcatatttgacatggaattactaattaatacttttttttaaactaaaaattctatccaagcgaagatggcgttcgaattgtgaacgtctgaaatgtcaaaatcgctcaGTAGCaccaatattagaaaaaaatgtggctgtcatgccatggcataCTTTATTCATAATGTTGGTACGACTGCGTGaattgacatttcgggcgttcacaattcgatcgccatcttcgcttaaaaatctggataatttttttccgaaattcaTGGTGATCCCGCAAAATCAAATAAACCATCGGGGGAATAGTCCCAACTAAATCACTACTTAAAGAGATGTAGTTACCATTTACTTAACAATTATGGTATAGTTAAGGCACTATACAAAACCATAACGAAACTGATCGTCAAATGATGACGGTTTTGTGGAGTAATTCCACGTTGACAGGGCTGTATAAACAGGCACTGCTGatgccagagattttgtttatgttactttatttgaaatcattattaaacagactttactgatgtaacttttgctcatttttggtggagaggtagcttattaggagtactttcagaatgtgcaataacccagaaagtgtcaaaatcaAGGTCAAAATGAACAGCtaaaagttttttagttttttaacacaacatcatttgaaaattccaaatttgagagAGGTCAAATAAacctgatttttattttttgcttcctTGGTGGTTTTAAAAACCGCCTTGGGTCAGAGGTattcaaaaaacacccaaaaagcaaaaaatgataatttggtttattggacttaCAAATAAACTGGCACCACTGTCGTATTAAAAACGAAAACGTTTCACCCGCTGGGCTGACCAACACGATCCACAGACCACATCCACAACACGTCATCCACACATCTAGCTGTCAAACTACCGCGGCCCAAAATCGAGCATTCTCCGTTCAGGTTCACACGTGCGCGTGCAGTTTTGTTAATAACTCGTTTTTTCTGGACTTTTCCAAGAAATTTTCGTGTCAATCCGTTGAAATTTACTAGTTTCTGTCCATTTCCACCATGGGCAGGAAGAATAAGCAGAAAATAAAGTCGCAGCTGGGCGCGGAAAAGCCCGCTTCAAACGGCAAAGGTTTGTGTTGGGGAATtttttaaaacgtgtttttgttTATCTGAACTATTTTTGCACTTGCAGCTTCCGTGGAGGATTTGGAGGAGAACTTCGAGCTTGAGCCGGAACAGACCAAGGCGGACAAGCGGAAAAAGCAAAAGAAACGTAAGAACTCGGAGGGCGAAAATGGTTCCGTTGCTGGTGCTTGTGAGTAATTTTTGAGGGGTTTGAAACTTGCAAGATTTTACCTgggcttttcaaatttttagttgTAAAACGTCCCAAAAACAGTGACGAAGAGGAGAATGATGATGACGCGGAGGAAAACGGTCATGATGATTCGGAGGAACAGGAGGAACACCCGACCGTTGGTTCCGGAGATGCGTACGAGGTCTTGCTCGGAAGCCAAGAGTTTGAATCGCTCAAGGGCAAAGTTTCCGATAATACGCTGAAGGCAATCACCGAGATGGGATTCACCAAGATGACGGAGATCCAGGCCAAAGCGATTCCGCCTCTGCTGGCCGGTCGCGATCTGATTGGTTCGGCCAAAACGGGCAGCGGCAAAACGTTAGCTTTTCTGATTCCGGCCGTTGAGTTGATCTACAAGTTGCAGTTTAAGCCAAGAAACGGAACCGGCGTGCTTGTGATTTCGCCGACGCGCGAACTGGCCATGCAGATTTTCGGCGTGCTGAAGGAACTCAGTGCGCACCACCATTACACGTACGGACTGTTGATGGGTGGGGCCAGTCGGCACACGGAGAACGAGAAGCTGTCGAAAGGACTAAACATTATTGTTGCCACGCCGGGTCGCCTTCTGGACCATCTGAAAGGAACTCCCAACTTCCTGTTCAAAAACCTTCAATGTCTGATCATCGACGAGTGCGATCGGATCCTGGAAATCGGTTTCGAGGAGGACATGAAGCAGATCATTAGCATTCTGCCGAAAAAGCGTCAAACGATGCTGTTTTCCGCCACGCAAACCTCACGCACGGAGGAACTCGGCAAGCTGGCGCTCAAGTCGGAACCGATCTACGTCGGCGTGGACGACAACAAGACGGAGGCGACGGTGAGTGGGCTCGAGCAGGGCTACATCGTGTGTCCGTCGGAGAAGCGGCTGCTGGTGTTGTTTACATTCTTGAAGAAAAATCGCAAGAAGAAGGTGATGGTGTTCTTTTCGTCGTGTCTGTCGGTCAAGTTCCACCACGAGCTGTTCAATTATATCGACCTGCCGGTGAACTCGATTCATGTAAGTGTTACCTAtcattttattaacatttgggATGTCTCGTTTTTTGGCTTCTCTTACAAACACCCTTAGAAATGAATGGTTAAGTTGTCCAAGCAAGATATTTCTCTACGATGACGATAAAATACGGGATGCTCCCCATATTGATTCGACGACTTGAGTTTTCAAAAGCAGTATTAAACAAATGCCTTAACGTAGAAGTATTCAGTTTGTTGCAAACGAGAAAAAGGACGATAGCAAGTAAACTGTCGAGATCAGACATCTAGGTAATTGCGTTAATCAGGAGTTTGTAATCGCAAAAATACATAATCTCCGACTCGCGTTTTTGAAAGCAGTATTAAGAAAAAACGccgtatctttaaaaaaatatctgtttgCCAGACGGTAAATAAGCAGCAAGCAAACAGTCTGCCGAgtctaaaaattgattaaagtcgtcttaaaagttttttttttatgaccgACGTCCAGTTTCACCTTAAGATCTAGGAagacaaaagcaaaaaaaaaaaatagctgaagaaATTTGGAAGAAATAGAGTTTGTGTTGCGTTTGCCATTCATGGGGAGGAATAagacaaacatttaaatataaataaatcattatattcaaaactcaaaattcaacaaaaattttaacttaaactcaaaaatgttaaaataaaaaaacaaaacttcgaaaaaaatctattttgaaattcctaaatttttcaattctacaattttagaccttatattctaaaattcattaattcttagatatcaaaattctaaaattcttacatTTGTTAATTCTTAAACTCCAGAATCCTTAGACCCTTCaatccttaaatttttaaattccaagattatttaattctaaaatttttatattcaaaaattcttacattattaaatttttgaattcgtaaattctttaatttttaaattcttgatttttttatattattaaattgctaaattcttggcttctcaaattcctaaattcttaaatcctgaaattattaaaatcctaagttgtaaaattttaaattcttgatttaataaatacctaaattcttaaaatcttaaattcttagactcttaaattctttaaatttccaAATGCCTAAAATCTAGAAtccttcaattttttaatttttgaattccccaattcttaaatttatattaATAAATTGTCGGGCATTTGCCAAAATCTgcgaaaatcgggaaaagtcgggaatttgtgttTCTTTGTCAAAAGTCGGTAAATGTTGGAAatcctgaaattttaaaatcctaatttcagaattttttaaattctttaatttccaaatttttaaattctcaaattgtcaaattcttaaattcttggattctaaaattgttataaaaaaaatcttgtattccaacaaattctaaaattccttaaaatacttaattcctaaattcttatactcataaattctaaaaattttaaatgtcaaaattattacatttttaaattctaagattctaaaaattttaaattcaagttctaaaaatcctaaattcttagcctctgaattcttttttttaattccgaaattaataaatttgaaaactccaaaatgcatacatttttaaatttttgaattcttaaatttttaaataattaagttaaatagcaaaatttttggattctgaaattattaaatcctgaaattctttaaatcctAGATTAAGTTTCTAAATTCTTTAATtgctaattcttaaattcttagattctcaaattcttaaattttaaaattcctcaaTTCTTTTATTACCAAATTTCTAAACTTCTggattctgaaatttttgaattcttcaattgctatattcttaaattcttagattctcaaattccttaattccagaATTCTTATACctattccaacattttttttaattcatgcatttctaaattcttagattcttaaaatatcaaattctaAAAACTTTTAACTTGTTCAAGtcataaattcctaaatttttaattgcctaaatccttaaattatttgattccttcagaattgaatttctttaatacttttctttttaaattcttaatttcttgaattattaaattcttataaTTCAAAATTCGCATATTAAATTCgcaatttcctgaatttctacattcagaaatttttaaattctaaaattgctaaaaacttAAATGTCGCCATCTTACAGAAAACCCAATAACAAGTAATCCAATGACAATTTTTTGAGTCTTAATTTTGGTTAGAggtccaaattttgaaaaaaaaaaattgtcttgttTCGATTCTCAAGTACGAACGGTGTTTAAAGCTTTGAAATccctagatttttttaagatgttcgaattattcaaaaaatttaaatttcaggattttgaattttaaaactttaatttttttgaattgtgaTATTTCTGTTTTATAATTgcttacattttgtttttttgtttatttaaaactttttttaacgtttaaattcttcaatattttttagaattcttagttttagaattttaaaatttttgaattaataattGGGTTATTTGCAGTCttattcagatattttttttttaattttcttgttttgtgaCAGGCACAGTTTGTTTATCTagctttttaatttatttttgccttccttatcTCAACAATAagcaggccaagtgcgaatgatgctgatgatacctcttcagttgacgctcaggcgaggaacatcctggaaggagcgtcactgactacgtccgtagtcctgttagatcatacttgatcaagacagtatagctctggttccttgcaagtgtcctattttcttacctccacgttggcttggttttcatgatgacctagctggtggcctgtggaaacggatcgtaaacctttgaccaccgtgggtcaaagtcgagacggctaaaagaaaggggcgcgacaatgtgggaaagggaagtaatttgtgattgtatacggtattgttttgattcgcagtatgttgagtcaactgctgtggatgtacctgaacgttgcagaacggggtttcctctctcctttccatttccagctaccacctatcttctgtttattttgtttcactgattttctaacgcggctctgtttactatcctccatttgatttcgattttactcatttgattctcttatttctcaacgctttttcactctattttaccaattgatgctgctgtaacatacTTTCTGCTTTCCCTGCTTTCCCCCTtcccaatcaatcaatcaatcaatcaatcaatccttaatttggcagtcaattttgtttatcatgtgccttttctttatttgtctatttgaataattcaatattctttttgggccaatattcaaatttgggcctataaattgccctcaatacaatctaagcttgtttttttacctctatttattaattattgttaatttctttatctacttcataaattactatctttcttttactattgattcttcaaatagtatatttctttcactgtccattgttttcaatctttacccttttcttcaaacaaatgaggttcgagcccttactaaTTTTTTGGAGTgatcaaagaattaacacaaatattactattgtacttttgaaaaacttttataaaatgcttaggaccaaaattgtaacaaaacaccgcgacaaaagaaatagcaacataaaaacacgactcaacactaggaaagatttcaggagaaaacaaaacacagtaaaataacaactagtttttgaattcaaactaaaaataaaacagtttttgctttaatgaaagttgttaggcacactataaatggttaggcgcttatacttacatcaaaccctaattaatgtaccacccccggccgagttaaaatgcgtaaccggaaaagaaggtgtgcatgcctggcacgaacactcaaagcgtgttctagcgtgctgctcgtactgactcagagcaagggtgagatgtaggtgtaagggcagtgcgtgttcgttggGAACcttgtgcataagatcggtcaaggcccgttcttacactgaaaattgcgaattgcgaattgcctTCCTTATCTCAATAATAAGGAACGGTTTTAAGATCACTATCGTTGAATATGTTATCTAAACTACCTTATCAATGAGCcagaaagattgaagatctgataaccctatcaaaagaaattagtaaagtaggtattagactatgacaatcAAACAAACGCAACGGCATACgctcttttttgtattttacagtttgccaaactcgcaaacaactcaaacaaacaaaatagtctaatacctgcttcatgaaactaattttgtttaaCATGGTTAAGctagattaagtaacgtttttcataTAAACTAACCATCTTTCTCTCTCCTTCCCCACAGGGCAAGCAAAAGCAAGCCAAGCGCACGTCCGTCTTCTTCCAGTTCTGCAACGCCGAGTCGGGCATCCTGCTCTGCACGGACGTGGCCGCCCGCGGTCTGGACATTCCGGCGGTGGACTGGATCGTGCAGTACGACCCCCCGAACGACACCAAGGAGTACATCCACCGGGTGGGACGAACCGCTCGCGGGGACAACCTGTGCGGCCacgcgctgctgctgctccgtccGGAGGAGGTGGCTTTCCTGAAGTATCTGAAGCAAGCGAAGGTACCGCTGAACGAGTTTGAGTTTTCGTGGAACAAGATCGCCGATATTCAGCTGCAGCTGGAGACGCTGCTGGCGAAGAATTACTTTTTGAACCAGTCGGGGAAGTTGGCGTTCAAGTCGTACGTGCGGGCGTACGAGGGGCACCATATGAAGGACGTGTTTAACGTGGGGAACTTGGACCTGCTGCAGGTGGCGCGGAACTTTGGCTTTACGCAGCCGCCGCACGTGGACTTTGGCAAGAGCTACAAGATCCAGAACTCGGACCGGCGGGCGGGCAATCGCGGGTTGGGCCACTTCAAGTCGCTGAACAAGGACAAGAAGGGGGAGATGAAGTTTAAGCACATTAAGAATAGGAAAGAGCTGAAGAAGGTTGACTACAAGTGAGTAGGAGTTACACGTTACAAACCAGAAATGTATCAATTTTTTAagtgaagctttttttttgctgtgcgtcCGAAATGTCCTTATGATTCATACCTTCAAGCCACTGATAAGAGCAACTCTCGCACCGTGTTCAAACCCTGGCATATCTTATCATTTGCGCGCCCCGCGGTGTAGAAAGAAAACAGCACAATGAATCGATTGTCCGCGCGCAGAACGCGACGCCCTTGCGTAGCAGCTCGCACAGTCTGGTCGTGGCAGCCGTTTGCAATGCATCTCTTTCGAATATTCGCGCTCCTGATAGCGGTCCTCGTAACGACTTCAGCCCGCGCTGAAGTCCTCCCCGTACTCGAAGTCTGCTCCGTTTGTCGCTGTCTGGAAGATGTGGAAGAGTCAACCGTGGCGGTCGAGTGCCTCGGCGAATCTCTACGCCATGATCAGCAGAGGAACAACCGCCTGGATCTACGTGGCATCGTGTGGCCGGTGGCGAAGGATCGCAACGGGACGCTGAAGGTGCGCGCGTACTTCGCCGACCTGGAGCTGCACTATTTGCCCAAGTGAGTGCCGTTGACCTTGTGTGGTCAAGGTGATGCATTCAATCAATATCCGCGTCGCCGTAATCGAGGAATGAGTATTTCACATAGTTTGTCAAGCTTTAAGCGGGGTTGCTTCTTGGAAAGTGGACTAACTCAGCGCTCAGAACGTGAAACTGATAACGGGCGAGCGAGCGAGGGCAACACAGTGTTGTGCAGTGTGTCGCGTGTTATCAGAATAAGTGAATCAACAGCAAAAAGGGTGAATGCTTGCGAAGGTAGCAGCGCGTTATCATATCATCGCGAGAGGTAAATAAGGCGTGATAAGGGAACGCTCTAGGGAGGGGAGCGTGATGCAAAATCAACACGTGGTGGAGAGAACGATGGCGCGAACTGTTTAGCAATAAAGTGAGAATGATTCAGTTATGCTGGGAAGGGAAGTGTTTACTCAAGAGGCTTTCGTGGTGTGTTCTTAGAGGgggaaattagattttttttctttaaaatagtcTCGCAAATTAGTTAACCTTTTGGAAGTCGCGTGTTTAGCGTTTCATACAAGTGCCAttacaaagtgtgtacaaagtacaggTATGCGACTGTCGGTGGGCTTATCGATTTTTGAAAGGAAACATTCTAAAaacaattgagatttttttttatttctgtttaaaatatttaacaagATTTGAATTTCGACGAAGAAAACGGTTACTAACTTTATTCATTAtttctgtaaaattttccgTTCGTATGCAAtatgttttaaagaataaaattaaATGGTTTTTGCTGGCTTATTTCAATGCGACTGCAAATTACAAACGTTTAAATAAGTTgactcaaaaggccgaatctcaaaaagcagaatCTTGGCACGCCTAAAATTAAAAgaacagacttggttttttgcTCATGATGAAGTAAAACAGAGGGAAAAGCCATAAcaataatcattttattttgcggcaaaaaaaaaaaacaacaatcacCGAAATTCTCGCATATTGACCAGGTTAAACACTCGCTCCCAACTTCATCCAGTTTGATTAtgttcactatttaaacaacttatttcgTGAAACTTGGTGgtaggtcactttttcgtttgacactttctaATTtgaaccccgttggttggtcaaagtcaaactaaaagtgaagaactgtcactttttacatggccctcacgcacactatcaaaacaaaaatttgatagtgtgtgtgaccTCCGCGTAAAAAGGGGTATcaacccgttcgtttgacaacagttggagTCACACCATCGCACAGTGGGataaaagggcccaaaaaaatcatgttgcagtaattttttgggcccttttttcccactgtgcatcggggtttgagtgtatccgaaggctttggtaaaatttcacttcggataatcgaatcacgagaaTTTTTGTTCGTtgtcatatttttgattgttgagctttagtacgacccctaaactactctaaaatgatttagaattgttAAATAGAagatggggaccatccataaactacgtgtgggggggtgagatttccaaaaaaagtgtacacgtggtttgtggatggtcccatggcggtgataaaatattttagaaatattttttttgatttaataggCAATTAACCATTcacatttgactaaaatggggtcgcagaacactaagaaaacaaattaaaactcagaaaaaaaatcttcccttGCAAAATTTCAgatacgattatccgaagtctcgatATTTCGTAAttccgattatccaaagttcgattatacaaaggtttgtataggacttcggataatcgaatcaagaacaaaaaaatattttattcaagattttaaaaattcaaaaatgcaaaaagtcgaaatcttaaaaaaataattttaaattaagagatctataattcaacaaattcaagaattcaatcgttcaaaaaatcctaaattcaaaagattgaagacattttttttgcaaaaaaaaaggtgcaggtggttatgttacacatgaccagtatgccaaagaactttgcaagatggttgttgaaattttcgattacattGTCTGGTCCAAATTTCCCAAGATTCACTAGATTCATAattaccataaagtttgatacccatattgcccctactcttacggttcggcaaatgtcctcccatcggaacatccccggggcctccggccactccggattgtaaccactactgccgaaatgtcaagtttcatatccagtatcaaaaaccaaaaagtttgatacccatattgcccctactcttatggttcggcaaatgtccccccatcggaacatccgcggggcctccggccactccggattatggccactactgccgaaatgtcaaatttcatgtccattatcaaaaaccataaagtttgatacccatattgccccaactcttacggtccggcaaatgtccccccatcggaacatccccggggcctccggccactccggtttatggccactactgccaaaatggcaaatttcatattcagtatcaaaaaccataaagtttgatacccatattgcccctactcttacggtccggcaaatgtccccccatcggaacatccgcggggcctccggccactccggattgtggacactactgccgaaatgtcaagtttcatatccagtatcaaaaaccaaaaagtttgatacccatattgcccctactcttatggttcggcaaatgtccccccatcggaacatccgcggggcctccggccactcctggattatggccactactgccgaaatgtcaaatttcatgtccattatcaaaaaccataaagtttgatacccatattgccccaactcttacggtccggcaaatgtccccccatcggaacatccccggggcctccggccactccggtttatggccactactgccaaaatggcaaatttcatattcagtatcaaaaaccataaagtttgatacccatattgccccaactcttacggtccggcaaatgtccccccatcggaacatccgcggggcctccggccactccggattgtggccactactgccgaaatgtcaagtttcatatccagtatcaaaaaccaaaaagtttgatacccatattgcccctactcttatggttcggcaaatgtccccccatcggaacatccccggggcctccggccactccggattgtggccactactgccgaaatgtcaagtttcatatccagtatcaaaaaccaaaaagtttgatacccatattgcccctactcttatggttcggcaaatgtccccccatcggaacatccccggggcctccggccactccggattgtggccactactgccgaaatgtcaagtttcatatccagtatcaaaaaccaaaaagtttgatacccatattgcccctactcttatggttcggcaaatgtccccccatcggaacatccgcggggcctccggccactccggattgtggccactactgccgaaatgtcaagtttcatatccagtatcaaaaaccaaaaagtttgatacccatattgcccctactcttatggttcggcaaatgtccccccatcggaacatccccggggcctccggccactccggattgtggccactactgccgaaatgtcaagtttcatatccagtatcaaaaaccaaaaagtttgatacccatattgcccctactcttatggttcggcaaatgtccccccatcggaacatccccggggcctccggccactccggattgtggccactactgccgaaatgtcaagtttcatatccagtatcaaaaaccaaaaagtttgatacccatattgccccaactcttacggtccggcaaatgtccccccatcggaacatccgcggggcctccggccactccggattgtgaacactactgccgaaatgtcaagtttcatatc harbors:
- the LOC120414546 gene encoding probable ATP-dependent RNA helicase pitchoune, yielding MGRKNKQKIKSQLGAEKPASNGKASVEDLEENFELEPEQTKADKRKKQKKRKNSEGENGSVAGAFVKRPKNSDEEENDDDAEENGHDDSEEQEEHPTVGSGDAYEVLLGSQEFESLKGKVSDNTLKAITEMGFTKMTEIQAKAIPPLLAGRDLIGSAKTGSGKTLAFLIPAVELIYKLQFKPRNGTGVLVISPTRELAMQIFGVLKELSAHHHYTYGLLMGGASRHTENEKLSKGLNIIVATPGRLLDHLKGTPNFLFKNLQCLIIDECDRILEIGFEEDMKQIISILPKKRQTMLFSATQTSRTEELGKLALKSEPIYVGVDDNKTEATVSGLEQGYIVCPSEKRLLVLFTFLKKNRKKKVMVFFSSCLSVKFHHELFNYIDLPVNSIHGKQKQAKRTSVFFQFCNAESGILLCTDVAARGLDIPAVDWIVQYDPPNDTKEYIHRVGRTARGDNLCGHALLLLRPEEVAFLKYLKQAKVPLNEFEFSWNKIADIQLQLETLLAKNYFLNQSGKLAFKSYVRAYEGHHMKDVFNVGNLDLLQVARNFGFTQPPHVDFGKSYKIQNSDRRAGNRGLGHFKSLNKDKKGEMKFKHIKNRKELKKVDYK